The DNA sequence TGTTCAGTACGAGCAGAACTAAGATTATTACTCGATTCTAAAGTAAAGGAACGATTTTTTTTCGCTTTTTGTAGAGTTTGGGCAAAATCTGAGCCGAGCTTTTGTGCCTTTGCTAAGTCTGCTCCATTTGGAGTAAAGCGAATTCTGAGAGTTTCACAACCGAAGCGATAGTTTGCATCACGCAATTTTCCCTCAATTATATCCACTGCTTCACCGCTCCAACCATAAGAGCCAAATACTCCTGCTAATTTATTTTTGGTTGCTGTGTTGAGAATAATACCTAAAGCTGTTTGTATTTGTACTGGAGCATGACCCCCTAAAGTGGGAGAACCAATTATAAACCCGTCGGCGGTTTGAACTGCTGTGGTAATTTCTTCAGGGGTAGCCAGTTCACAATTAATTAATTCAACATTAACTTGTTGAGCGGATAACCCTTGTGCGATCGCATTTGCCAATTTTGTAGTGCTTCCATAAGCAGAAGCGTAAAATAAAGCTACAGTTAAGGTTTTGTTTTGTTGTTCTTGACACCATTGACTATAATCATGGGTTAAACGACTGAGGCTATAGCGAATCATAGGACCATGATTGGGAGCATAATACTTAATAGTAAAATACTTTAATTTATCGAGAGTGGTTTCCACCTGTTTGGTTTGATTACTATGAAGACAATTAAAATAATAACTGCGATCGCTATCTAATTTTTTCCAATCCTCATCCCAAAGAGCATCACTGCACACATGAACCCCAAAGAATTTATCGGTATAAAGAATGGTAGTAGTGCGATCGTACGTAAATAAAGCATCGGGCCAACGGGGAGTAGGTACAGAAATAAACTTTAACTGATGCCCTTGTCCTAAATCTAAACAGAAATCATGGTTAGCAATTTGGAATTTATCCTGCCATTGAGGAAAAACAGTTTTTAAACTTTTAGCGGCAGGTTTAGAGCAAATAATCTGAATATGAGGAGCAATCGTTAAAATACGCTTTAAAGTAGTCATGCGATTAGCATTAATATGACCCAAAATCACATAATCTAATTTTTTTATATTGAAACATTTTTGCAACTTATTGAGAAATATGTCAGTAAATGATTCTCCAGGAGGATCAATTAAAGCCGTTTTGTCTGCCTGAATTAAATAAGAATTAGCGGTTGTGCCTTTTTGTCTAGCATATTCAATTTCAAATTTAAGACGATCCCAAGTGCGAGATCTAAAAATGGTGGTATTATTGGCAATTTCTTCCACTTGAACATCACGGATGTTGGTATTTTGATTGTTTAAAGTTACAGTGGTCATGATTTTCCGCTCCGATAATTGATAAGTTGATTATTGTAATTCGTAGGGTTTGAAAAATAGCTTGAGCTTGGTTTAGTAGTGAAGCCCTTAGCCCTTATCTCAAGAGAGTAATTAACCCCTTTAGGGGTAACTACAAACCTTAGTTCTAACTAAGTTGCTTTTTTTGATGTTTTTCTGATACTTTTTTTTCGGGATCAATTCCTTCAAAAGTGGCAGGTAGCCAAACTCTTAGTACCATTAATACTCCCAACACCAGTAGAAATGCACAGGTAGCTAGAACTTGAGTTGAGCCTGTTTCTAAAACACCTTTAACAAATACTTCCCTTAAGACAGAAACAATAGAGACTTCCACGGCAACACCGATCGAAATTCGTTGTTCTTTGAGATAAATAATTAGTAATCGAAATAGCTCTACCAAAATTAGTAAAGAAAGAATATCGGCGGTAATGGTATCAAACTTTAAAGGAGTTAGCAGAGCTACAAACATGATCTTTATTTGCAATACCATAAAGGCAAATAATCCAAAACAAAGACTGATAACGATTAGATCTTGAATTAGCTCTAAAGTATAGACAATGCGGTTAAGATTTAACCAACTATCTCTTTCTACGGGGGAATTGGATATTGATTTGTACATGATTAGAGTGTGTATTAGTTATTATTTGGTAACAAGCAAGGGTATCTAAGGTTGAACTCCGAACTCTGATTAATAATGATTTCCCACTTTGCGATGATGTACGGCGGTTTTGGCTTCAGGATGAGCAACCCTACCATTTTCTACTTTGCTATAGACAATCCAATGATCGTGACAATCCTGACGACTTTCTACCTGACATTCCATATAGGCTAAGGCTTCCGCTAAAATGGGTGAACCAGAACTACTTTGATAAGTTTTGATTCCTTCAAATCGATCTTGCCCCGGGGCAAAACGCTTGAGAAAGTGCTTCATTAAGCCTTGATAGTTGTCTTCTTCTAATACGTTTAATACAAATTTATCTCCCACTTTTAATAAAGATTCGATCGCTCTATCTTTAGCAACTGCGATCGCAACTCCCAAGGGTGTAGCCTGAATAACCCAAGACGCAAGCATAGCACTAGAAACATCGCCTTTCATCGCAGTGATAATATACAAACCTCCACAAAGGCGTCCTAGGGCTTTGTCTAAACTATTATCAAGAGATTTCATTTTTTTGACGTTCTCATTACGGCTTAACCATTGCCCTAAATCAACTCCTGCCTCCTCTGCCCATTGGGCGATGGTTGGATTGAAAGTTTCTTTAATCAAAATCGGGGGAAATGCTTCAGTTAAACCAATTTCTTGAAATTTATTGCGTAAAGGGTAAATAGGTTCATCTTGCCAACCGCCTGTTTCAAAAAGCCCAATAGCCTGTTTTGGATGAGCAGAAGCTAAGATGGTACTCAAAATAGCATGACTTCTAACATCATTTTGACGGGGCATTCCAATTACTATACCTCCTGCCTGACTGACAATTTCTCTGGTTTCTGTGGTGTCAATCTCCTCATATTCAAGCAATTCTACCCCAATTCCTGTTTTTTCCATGCCAAGGGCGATCGCTCTAGTAATATCTTCACTATACCCATACTCAGAACTATAAAACACCACCCCATAAGTTTGGGTTTTAGTTTGGGCTTCACTCCATTGTTGATAAGAATTAACCCAATCAGAGAGAAAATGTTTTAATAAAGGACCATGACCAGTGGCAATTAAGTTAATATCAAAGCTATTCATCCGTTTAATTGCCGCTAATACTGATCGCGCATTGGGACTCATTAAACAGTCATAATAATATTGGAAATCTTCTCGCAATAAATCAGGTTCTTCATCGTAGGTGTAATCATCGCAATAGTGCATCCCAAAAGCATCACAGGTGAACAAAGTATGAATTTTCTGATCATAAGTAAAGATAGTATCAGGCCAGTGTAAATTAGGAGCAGAAAGAAATTCTAATTCATGACCATTCCCTAAATCTAATTTATCCCCACTTTTAACCATTTGTGATTTAAAGGGTTGATGTACCATATCTTGTAAAAATTTAATGGCAACTTTCGCCCCAATAACCGTTACATTCGGTGCTAATTCCAAAATCTCTTTAACCAATCCACTATGATCAGGTTCAGTATGACTAATGATGAGATAATCTAAAGTGGATAAATCCATTAAATCTTTTATGGTTTCAAGGTATAAAGACTCAAATTTACGGTGCGAAGTATCAATCAGAGCTGTTTTTTCTCCCTGAATAATAAAAGAATTGTAGGTTGTGCCATTTTTTAAACTAAATTCAATATCAAAACGCTCTCTATCCCAATCCAAGCAACGGATAGCAGTGCTATCTTCTCCAATATTTGCCGTTTGAATCGTTAATCGATGGGAAGTTTTCTGGCTTTCTTCCTGTAATAGTATAACCATATCTAATATTCAATTAGCTAAATTATTTAATTATCTTATGTTCTATTTTTACGTTTACTTCCTGTTTTTGTAAAATACCAATTATTGAAGATAATGATAATTTTTAATTATGACTAGAATATTAATTATAAGTTAAGCCTATTTAAAAACTACTATAAGACAGATTGAGGATTGAGTAATTGGGGTGTTAGGGGATTAGAGGGAAATTAATTAAACACTTTTTTTTGCCCTTCCCCGTTTAAAAGGGCAGGGCTGTTTCAAAGTAGAAATACAAAAACGCTAAAACTATTGCCAGTAAAAAAATATAGGGTTTTAGAGCTTTGAGGATTAAAAAGTAGTTAAAAATGTTGAGATTATCAATTTATAACCATAAACCATTAAAAACTATTGCAAGAGTGCCTATTCCCTACCTGAGTTCGATGAAAAAAGTATAGAAAAATAAAGGGTCCTCGAGTTATCATCGAGCCAATTTTGGAATAAAAAATTATTAAATTTAGGAAAAACTCATTGAAAATCAATTTATTCAGCTTTTTTGTCAATAATTATTACTTTTAACTCCGTTCACGACCGAAGGGAGTGCATGAGAGCAGCGAACTCTCCGAACTCCGAACTCCGAACTCAGGTATTCCCTGCCTTAACCAGAAAATTTTAGAATGAAACAGCCCTGCGTTTAAAAGGGGAGACACGGAGAGGTTTGCCTCTTGCCCTTTTCTCAATAACTTCCTATGAAAATTTCTTCCCAACTCAGGTAATATTAAGACTCAATATCACTAAAAATGCGATCTTTGATGGGTTTACAAGGGTTTCCCCAAGCTATTTTTCGAGAGGGAATACTTTTCAAAACTGTGCTTCTAGCACCAATAATTGTATTTGCACCTATTTTTACTCCGAGGCTAATAAAACAGTCACTAGCAATCCAAACACCATTACCAATAAATATGGGGGCGGTAGTTAGCTCAAAATTAG is a window from the Cyanobacterium sp. Dongsha4 genome containing:
- a CDS encoding diflavin flavoprotein, with protein sequence MTTVTLNNQNTNIRDVQVEEIANNTTIFRSRTWDRLKFEIEYARQKGTTANSYLIQADKTALIDPPGESFTDIFLNKLQKCFNIKKLDYVILGHINANRMTTLKRILTIAPHIQIICSKPAAKSLKTVFPQWQDKFQIANHDFCLDLGQGHQLKFISVPTPRWPDALFTYDRTTTILYTDKFFGVHVCSDALWDEDWKKLDSDRSYYFNCLHSNQTKQVETTLDKLKYFTIKYYAPNHGPMIRYSLSRLTHDYSQWCQEQQNKTLTVALFYASAYGSTTKLANAIAQGLSAQQVNVELINCELATPEEITTAVQTADGFIIGSPTLGGHAPVQIQTALGIILNTATKNKLAGVFGSYGWSGEAVDIIEGKLRDANYRFGCETLRIRFTPNGADLAKAQKLGSDFAQTLQKAKKNRSFTLESSNNLSSARTEQAVNRIIGSLCVVTFRQGDTNWGILTSHISQASFTPPGIMLSVSQEQKGELLKEINKPFVVNILKEGRNIRRYFDPRFAVSRESFADLEAQTADNNCLILTEALAHLQCTVEQAIELEGKWLIYARVNQGDLLATTGITAIVHSK
- a CDS encoding phosphate-starvation-inducible PsiE family protein, with the protein product MYKSISNSPVERDSWLNLNRIVYTLELIQDLIVISLCFGLFAFMVLQIKIMFVALLTPLKFDTITADILSLLILVELFRLLIIYLKEQRISIGVAVEVSIVSVLREVFVKGVLETGSTQVLATCAFLLVLGVLMVLRVWLPATFEGIDPEKKVSEKHQKKQLS
- a CDS encoding diflavin flavoprotein, with product MVILLQEESQKTSHRLTIQTANIGEDSTAIRCLDWDRERFDIEFSLKNGTTYNSFIIQGEKTALIDTSHRKFESLYLETIKDLMDLSTLDYLIISHTEPDHSGLVKEILELAPNVTVIGAKVAIKFLQDMVHQPFKSQMVKSGDKLDLGNGHELEFLSAPNLHWPDTIFTYDQKIHTLFTCDAFGMHYCDDYTYDEEPDLLREDFQYYYDCLMSPNARSVLAAIKRMNSFDINLIATGHGPLLKHFLSDWVNSYQQWSEAQTKTQTYGVVFYSSEYGYSEDITRAIALGMEKTGIGVELLEYEEIDTTETREIVSQAGGIVIGMPRQNDVRSHAILSTILASAHPKQAIGLFETGGWQDEPIYPLRNKFQEIGLTEAFPPILIKETFNPTIAQWAEEAGVDLGQWLSRNENVKKMKSLDNSLDKALGRLCGGLYIITAMKGDVSSAMLASWVIQATPLGVAIAVAKDRAIESLLKVGDKFVLNVLEEDNYQGLMKHFLKRFAPGQDRFEGIKTYQSSSGSPILAEALAYMECQVESRQDCHDHWIVYSKVENGRVAHPEAKTAVHHRKVGNHY